One Oryza glaberrima chromosome 11, OglaRS2, whole genome shotgun sequence genomic region harbors:
- the LOC127755132 gene encoding uncharacterized protein LOC127755132: MVGTSSWSSSSSCTSSLGSLDDDVVVACVVKAADAAVEGTCVKFLCSYGGRILPRHADGALRYVGGDNRVVSVDRSLPFHELQRKLREMCGWEAVCLRCQLPTEDLDALVSVTGDDDLANLLEEYDAASRDRLQPLKIRAFLFPRTTTTTPPPPSRTVPHALYHRQTGSAPSCASRWAAHQMSSPPARVLHQQQHHNRHSGEARPHRYLVQSASHW, from the exons ATGGTGGGAACCTCCTCCTGGTCATCGTCCTCGTCGTGCACGTCGTCGCTCGGCTCtctcgacgacgacgtcgtcgtcgcgtgCGTTGTCAAGGCAGCGGACGCCGCAGTCGAGGGGACATGCGTCAAGTTCCTCTGCAGCTACGGCGGGAGGATCCTCCCTCGCCACGCCGACGGCGCGTTGCGCTACGTCGGCGGCGACAACCGCGTCGTCTCCGTCGACCGCTCCCTCCCTTTCCACG AGCTGCAACGGAAGCTGAGGGAGATGTGCGGGTGGGAGGCAGTGTGCCTGCGGTGCCAGCTCCCGACAGAGGACCTGGACGCGCTCGTCTccgtcaccggcgacgacgacctcgccaaCCTGCTGGAGGAGTACGACGCGGCCAGCCGGGACCGCCTCCAGCCGCTCAAGATCCGGGCGTTCCTGTTCCCaaggacgacgacaacgacaccgccgccgccgtccaggaCGGTACCCCATGCCCTGTACCACCGTCAGACTGGCAGCGCGCCGTCGTGCGCATCCCGGTGGGCGGCGCATCAGATGTCGTCTCCTCCCGCTCGTGTTctgcaccagcagcagcatcacAACCGGCACAGCGGCGAGGCGCGGCCGCACCGGTACCTAGTCCAGAGTGCCAGCCACTGGTAA
- the LOC127755131 gene encoding uncharacterized protein LOC127755131 — MVGTSSWSSSSSSSLGSLDDDIVVACVVKAADAAVEGACVKFLCSYGGRILPRHADGALRYVGGDNRVVSVDRSLPFHELQRKLREMCGWEAVCLRCQLPTEDLDALVSVTGDDDLANLLEEYNAASRDRLQPLKIRAFLFPRTTATTTAPLSRSPSPTAASRTAPRAHYQHQTGSAPSCASRWAARQMSLPPARVPHQQHHYNRHGGDARPQRYLVQSASSRW, encoded by the exons ATGGTGGGAACCTCCTCctggtcgtcgtcctcgtcgtcgtcgctcggctCCCTCGACGACGACATCGTCGTCGCGTGCGTCGTCAAGGCAgcggacgccgccgtcgagggGGCGTGCGTCAAGTTCCTCTGCAGCTACGGCGGGAGGATCCTACCACGCCACGCCGACGGCGCGCTGCGCTACGTCGGCGGCGACAACCGCGTCGTCTCCGTCGACCGCTCCCTCCCTTTCCACG AGTTGCAACGGAAGCTGAGGGAGATGTGCGGGTGGGAGGCGGTGTGCCTGCGGTGCCAGCTCCCGACGGAGGACCTGGACGCGCTCGTCTccgtcaccggcgacgacgacctcgccaaCCTGCTGGAGGAGTACAACGCGGCCAGCCGGGACCGCCTCCAGCCGCTCAAGATCCGGGCGTTCCTGTTCCCAAGGACGACAGCGACAACGACCGCGCCGCTATCGCGCAGCCCGTCGCCCACCGCTGCGTCCAGGACGGCACCCCGTGCCCACTACCAGCATCAGACTGGCAGCGCGCCGTCGTGCGCATCCCGGTGGGCGGCGCGTCAGATGTCGTTGCCTCCTGCTCGCGTTCCGCACCAGCAGCACCATTACaaccggcacggcggcgacgcgcggccGCAACGGTACCTAGTCCAGAGTGCCAGCAGCCGCTGGTAA